The genomic region CACCGATTTCTTCAAGTCCTGTTGCCACATTTAAACCAGTCTGTCCACCCATTGTGGGCAAAATAGCATCTGGTTTTTCTTTTTCTATAATTTTTGCAACAATTTCGGGAGTTAATGGCTCGACATAGACTTTATCCGCCATGTCCATGTCTGTTTGAATTGTTGCAGGATTGCTGTTAACAAGAATTGTTTCTATCCCTTCATCTCTTAATGATTTACATGCTTGAGAGCCTGAATAATCAAATTCGGCTGCTTGCCCTATTTGAATCGGCCCTGATCCAATGATAAGAACTTTTTTTATGTCGTCGTCTTTCGGCATCTTTAGTCCCCTTTTTGTAATATTATTTATGTTATGTGAATTTAAATCCATTTAACTATATTTTTATCCATATTTAAGTATTTTGAATCATAATTGAGGTATTTTATCCTTAAATATGGAGAATTGGTCTTTTTATTAATTTGTTAATATTTTCTTATAATCTTAAGGAATCTGTCAAAATTATAATCTGTATCATGAGGCCCTGGACCTGCTTCTGGATGGTACTGCACACTTGAAACTGGTAATTCTTTATGTTCAATTCCTTCAGGAGTTCCATCATTTAGATTTATCTGAGTCATTCTAAGTGGTGTTTCCTCAACTGAAGAAGGATCTATGGTAAATCCATGATTTTGAGAAGTTATGGAAACTTTATCTGTCCTTAAGTCTTTTATTGGTTGATTTATTCCCCTATGGCCAAATTTCATCTTGTATATCTTAGCTCCAAATGCAAGTCCAATTATTTGCTGTCCGAGGCAAATTCCAAACATGGGAAGTCTTTCTGAAAGCTTTTTTACGTTACTTATAGCATCTTTTACTCTTGTAGGGTCCCCAGGACCGCTTGATAGAAGTATTCCATCAGGATCATAATCAAGGATCTCTTTATAATCCATTTTATAAGGCAGGACAACTACACCTGTTTCTCTTTTTAAAAGAGCATTTATACTGTTATTTTTTATTCCACAATCAAGTATTGCAACTCTTTTTTTGAATTTTTCTCCCAAAATCTTTGGTTTATCTACACACACCTGATCTACAAGGTCTATTTCTTCTATATTGGGTTGATTTTTTGCTAAATCCAGTAGTTCTTCATCATCAATTTCTTCTGTAGTGAGAACTCCTTTCATAGTTCCAAATTCCCTGATTTTTATTGTGAGTGCTCTTGTGTCTATTCCACTTATTCCAGGGATTTTATGTTCACTTAAGAAATCTGAAAGACTCTTTGTAGATTTTGCATGTGAAGGATGCTGACTCTCTTCTCGCACTATAAATCCTTCTGCCTTTATTCCATCTGACTGGAACCATTTTTCTGATATTCCATAATTTCCTTGAAGTGGATAAGTATTCATTAAAAGTTGACCTTTATATGACGGATCTGTGAGTGATTCAACGTAGCCTGTCATTCCTGTTGCAAAAACTACTTCTCCTGTCTTCGTTGTCTCAAAACCAAAACTTTCACCATAAAGAATTGTCCCATCTTCTAAAGCTAATTTTGCTTCTTTTACCATTTAATCACCATATTAAACATGAATTCGCCCAAATAGAGCTAATATTATAATTAGTAAATTTGAATAATTGATAAGTTTCTTAATCTCATTTGATTTTCAAGTATTTAGTCTTTGGGTAGATCCATAGAATCTGATTTCAGGGTCTTTTTCATCATTACAGCATCTTCACCGTCTTCATAATAATTTTCAAGGAATTCCTTTTCCTCAAAGCCCAATCTTCTGTAAAATTTTCTTGCGCCTTTATTTCCAACCCTGACTTCAAGCTTAATATCCTTTACATTACATTTAGCGAAGATATTTACAGCATAATCTACAAGCTCTGACCCTATACTTTTTCTTCTGTATTTTTTATCTACTGCAAGAGAAATTATATGACCCTCATCTTCATATCTGATCCAAAATATAATATATCCCACAACAATATTATTTTGCTGTGCTACAAGAAATCCTGCCCCAAGGTTATAAATATCTATAAGTATGCTGGGTGGATAGGGATCATCAAAAGCAGCTGTTTCAATTTCCAGAACTCTTTTAATGTCTGGGCGTTTAAACTCTCTTATTATCATGAATATCTCCGTGATAGAATGTGGGAAGATTTTACTCAATATATCATCAATAATTATGCCGATGCGGATAAGATAGTAGAAGTGGGTACTGGAAAGTTTTATAAAGTAGCATCCATTCTCCAGAATAACCTTAAAACTTCTATTGTAATGACGGATATTAAACCTTCTTGTAACAAGATTATTCAAGATGATATTTGTAATCCTAACTTAAAAATATATAAGGGATCATCTCTTATTTATTCTGTAAGACCAGAACCAGAATTACAACCATGCATTATAAAAGTTGCAGAAATGGTTGGTGCTGACATTATTATAAAACCATTTTCTACTGAATTTATAAATTCAAACAAAATGAAGCTGGTAAATTACAAAAAAGCGACTTTTTACATATATAAATAACTACTCAAATATTAGAATTATGTAATTAGATTTTAAGGAACTGTAAAGAAGTGTTATGATGAAATGGCAAAATTTAACTGTAGATGAAACTTTAAAGACACTGAAATCAGATGCAGAAAAGGGTTTATCAACTGAAGATGCCAAGAAACGCTCTATCAAATTTGGAAAAAATGAACTGGTGGAAAAAGAGAAAGCAGGCCCAATTAGTATTTTTCTTAGCCAGTTTAAGGAAATACTTATAGTTATACTGATAATTGCTGCTATTGCCGCTGCTTATGTTGGAGATACAATTGATGCAGTTGTTATTTTAATTGTAGTGGTTATAAATGCTGTCGTTGGATTTATACAAGAATATCGTGCGGAAAAAGCTATGGAAAAACTTAAAGGACTTATTTCCAGTGAAGCTGTTGTTATTCGGGATGGTAGGGAACAAAAAATACCTGCAGGCGACCTCGTACCTGGAGATATTGTTATTATAGAAGAGGGAGACAATATTCCTGCAGATTTAAGGATAATACAAAGTTCTGATTTAAATGTTGATGAATCAACTCTTACTGGAGAGCAACTTCCTGTTGAAAAAATTTGTGATCCTGTCGAACTTGGAAAAGAAAGCACATGTAATGCTGTATTCATGGAAACAAATGTATCCTCTGGTAGAGGTAAGGGTGTTGTTGTAGCGATAGGTATGGACACTAATATAGGAAAAATAGCAGAAATGATACAGGAGGAAGAGGAAGAAACACCATTACACCAAAAAATAGGTAGACTTGGAAGAAATCTTGGAATTCTTGCAATAGGAGTTTGTTCACTGGTATTTATTTTAGAATATCTACAAGGCATTCCAATAGTTGATACATTCCTCACAGCAATCTCACTTGCAGTTGCAGCTGTTCCAGAAGGTCTTCCAGCAATTTTAACATTAACACTTGCACTCGGAATGCAAAGAATGGCAAGAAGCAATGCCATTGTCAGGAAACTCCTCGCAGTTGAGACTTTAGGTTCATGTAACGTTATATGTACTGATAAAACAGGAACTCTTACTAAAAATAAGATGACTGTTAGAGAAACCCACATTACTGCCCCTGAAAGAGCATTTGAAATTTCTGCATTATGTAATAACGCCAGCATCCATGAAGGTAAAACTATAGGGGACCCCACAGATGTTGCCATGCTGGTTTTTGCTGAAGAAAATGGATATTTAAAATCAGAGCTTGAAAAAAGATATCCAAGATTACTTGAAATTCCACTGGATAGTGTCAGAAAAAGAATGACAACAGTGAATGAAATTGAAGGAGATAAATACGTTCTAGTTAAAGGGGCCCCTGAAATTGTACTGGGAAGATGTATGTGGATTGAAAGAGATGAAAGAATCCAAAAGCTTACAAAACAGGACAAAGAAGTCCTATTAAACGATTTAAAAGATATGACTAGCAAAGCACTTCGTGTTCTTGCTCTTGCCTATAAAAAAATCCCCCACGAAGAAAGTAAGTTTGATGAGCTGGACAAGGACAAACTCGAAGAAAATCTCATTTTTGTTGGTTTGGTTGGGATGATGGACCCACCAAGAAAAGAAGCTAAAGACGCTGTTGCAACATGTATAAATGCAGGAATTAAGGTGGTAATGATAACCGGAGATCATAAAGATACCGCAGCAGCCATAGCAAAAGAAATTGGAATTCTTACAGATGGTAAAGTCCTTACTGGCTCTGAACTTGATAAACTCACCGATGCTGAATTTGAAAGAATTGTTGAGGACGTTCAGGTCTATGCAAGAGTTTTCCCCGAACAGAAGGTTAGGATTGTGGAGGTGCTCAAAGATAAAGAAAATGTCACTGCAATGACCGGAGATGGTGTAAATGATGCTCCTGCCCTAAAAAAGGCCGCTATAGGAGTAGCTATGGGAACTGGTACAGACGTTGCCAAGGAATCCTCAGATATGCTT from Methanobacterium sp. harbors:
- the carA gene encoding glutamine-hydrolyzing carbamoyl-phosphate synthase small subunit, whose amino-acid sequence is MVKEAKLALEDGTILYGESFGFETTKTGEVVFATGMTGYVESLTDPSYKGQLLMNTYPLQGNYGISEKWFQSDGIKAEGFIVREESQHPSHAKSTKSLSDFLSEHKIPGISGIDTRALTIKIREFGTMKGVLTTEEIDDEELLDLAKNQPNIEEIDLVDQVCVDKPKILGEKFKKRVAILDCGIKNNSINALLKRETGVVVLPYKMDYKEILDYDPDGILLSSGPGDPTRVKDAISNVKKLSERLPMFGICLGQQIIGLAFGAKIYKMKFGHRGINQPIKDLRTDKVSITSQNHGFTIDPSSVEETPLRMTQINLNDGTPEGIEHKELPVSSVQYHPEAGPGPHDTDYNFDRFLKIIRKY
- the rimI gene encoding ribosomal protein S18-alanine N-acetyltransferase codes for the protein MIIREFKRPDIKRVLEIETAAFDDPYPPSILIDIYNLGAGFLVAQQNNIVVGYIIFWIRYEDEGHIISLAVDKKYRRKSIGSELVDYAVNIFAKCNVKDIKLEVRVGNKGARKFYRRLGFEEKEFLENYYEDGEDAVMMKKTLKSDSMDLPKD
- a CDS encoding UPF0146 family protein, giving the protein MWEDFTQYIINNYADADKIVEVGTGKFYKVASILQNNLKTSIVMTDIKPSCNKIIQDDICNPNLKIYKGSSLIYSVRPEPELQPCIIKVAEMVGADIIIKPFSTEFINSNKMKLVNYKKATFYIYK
- a CDS encoding calcium-transporting P-type ATPase, PMR1-type — protein: MKWQNLTVDETLKTLKSDAEKGLSTEDAKKRSIKFGKNELVEKEKAGPISIFLSQFKEILIVILIIAAIAAAYVGDTIDAVVILIVVVINAVVGFIQEYRAEKAMEKLKGLISSEAVVIRDGREQKIPAGDLVPGDIVIIEEGDNIPADLRIIQSSDLNVDESTLTGEQLPVEKICDPVELGKESTCNAVFMETNVSSGRGKGVVVAIGMDTNIGKIAEMIQEEEEETPLHQKIGRLGRNLGILAIGVCSLVFILEYLQGIPIVDTFLTAISLAVAAVPEGLPAILTLTLALGMQRMARSNAIVRKLLAVETLGSCNVICTDKTGTLTKNKMTVRETHITAPERAFEISALCNNASIHEGKTIGDPTDVAMLVFAEENGYLKSELEKRYPRLLEIPLDSVRKRMTTVNEIEGDKYVLVKGAPEIVLGRCMWIERDERIQKLTKQDKEVLLNDLKDMTSKALRVLALAYKKIPHEESKFDELDKDKLEENLIFVGLVGMMDPPRKEAKDAVATCINAGIKVVMITGDHKDTAAAIAKEIGILTDGKVLTGSELDKLTDAEFERIVEDVQVYARVFPEQKVRIVEVLKDKENVTAMTGDGVNDAPALKKAAIGVAMGTGTDVAKESSDMLLQDDNFATIVRAVKEGRTIFDNIRRFVRFQLSTNIGAILTITSSSIMGLPVPFNPIQVLWINIIMDGPPAQSLGVEPPEKNVMERAPIKEEIIPRKNLLKIIIAGVVMTVGTLALYYYEIISGVGALKATSIAFTVFVMFQIFNVFNCKSEMNLRNISNKFLFVAISMSLLLQIAVIYTPFLQGIFETTALSLIDWIVIILVSSTILISDWLAERFIK